The following DNA comes from Bos indicus isolate NIAB-ARS_2022 breed Sahiwal x Tharparkar chromosome 3, NIAB-ARS_B.indTharparkar_mat_pri_1.0, whole genome shotgun sequence.
TGGGTGATGTTGGGTCGGGGCAGGTGCCCGCAGCGCTCTAGGGGCACTGAGGAGCCGCCACCCCCAAACTCCTGCCGGCAGCGTAGCTGACGGTGCTGGGTGCCGGGTCCACACGAACGGCTGCAGGACGTCCACTCGCCGGCCTCCCAGCTGTGGGCAGAGGCAGGAaagggacagagacagagatggCAAAAACAGAGATACGTGCGGCTGCCATGTTCGGGAAAGGGGACAACAAACTGGGAGTGGGGACCTGTCAGAGGCGAGTGGGCTTATTTAACATTTGGAGTCTGGGATCCCTTGTGGGACTCAGGGTTGtcttgtggtggctcagatggtaaagaatctcctgcaatgcaggagacaaaggtttgatcccaaggtcgggaagatccccaggtcaggaagatcctctgggagaagggaatggcaacccactccagtattcttgcctgggaaatcccatggactgactggctacagcccatggggtcaaaaagagttggacaggactaagcgactaacacacacacacacacacacaccacacatcctCGGTTGTATAAGAAACTAAGAGAATGTAGCCAGGAGACCCTGTATTGAGTGCAGAGTCCAAGTGAGATCCTACAGGTGCAGGGATGGGTCTCCCAGGGGCAACTGTTATGTCCCTAGGATCCTAGCCCTCCCATGGGGCACACTCACTATGGTGGGCACGGGGGGCCGTGGCAGGGCTCCTGGGAGGCTGGGGGCCTGGCACCCATGGCACAGCTGCGTTCATCCAGCTCCTCTCCTGACTCTCGAGAAATGCAGAGGAAGATGGGGCGCCAAACACCTGAAGGGGGATAAAGGGAAGCCGGGGGAGGTGGGATGGCTCGGCATCCAGTGTCAGTGGGTCCCAGGCACTGAAGTCTGAGTTGGCACAGAGTCAAGGTGTGATGCATGCCCAGGGCAGGGGATCAGGAGGGCCAAGCCAGGAATATGGGCCAAGGGGGCTGGTGTGTGAAGTCTCACCTTTCCCACAGGATGCCGAGCACTCCGAGTGTCCAACTCGTTTCCAGTATCCGGCTGGAGACCCCAGGGGTGttctgggagggggtggggcaggcatCTGGGGGATCCTCACCTGCCGCTGGAGGGTGCCTGGGGTGCGGGCAGGGCGAGGCGCTGAAACAGGAGGGGGCTCTACCCTCAAAATCTCTGCGGAGAGAGTTGAGTAGACAAATCAGATGGGCCTCGTCACGCTCAGCTTCACCCCACCTCCTTCTAAGTCTGGGAGTCAAAGTCTTACCAGGCTGGAGTTGAGGAACACGGGGCTCTGGAGTGGGGTTCTCAAGGTTTGGGGGAGGTGAAGAGATGACATACTGATAGAAAACACCTGGGTTTTCCTCCTGAAAGATCAtctggggagagaaagagaaggtaaTGAATGTCCAGGGATAGCCGGGGGCATCCGCCAGCCTTCTGCCCATCCTGAGACCCACAGCCTCCCCTCAGAGAAAAGGCCTCCCGCAGTGGTGCAGCCTCAAGCCCAGGCCCCTCGCTCACGTAGACATCCACGGGCTGGGTGGTGGGGCCTTCTGCGGACAGGCTCTCCCCAGCGCCCTCCTCCCGGGGAGGACGGTTGTACCGGAAGACAGTCCCGCCGGCGGTATAGGACCCAGGGGGATCCACAGCCCAGTTTCCATTGATGATGGACCGGCCCCCAGGACCTCGAAGTGCTGGAGGTGGCAGATCAGGACATGTGAGGTCATcctgtcctcctctcctctcaCTTCCCTACTGGCAGGGAACCCACATATCCCCCCAACCTGCACACCTCCCCATGCTCCTGTGGCTTCCTCATTGCCCCCacctgggaaggagagggaggggagccctgacttcactggtggcttGTTTCCTGTGCTGAATGGGGGTGTGCCGGGCAGAACCAACTGACCAGGGAAGGAGTGGGGACCTAAGACTCAGGGAGCTCAGGGACTCACCAAGGTAGTTGGAGCTGGGCCGGAGCTGGGCAATCTGGAGTCGGGAGGCCCCGGCAGGAATGGACAAGATCTTCTGATAACCCAGAGGGCCACCCCGCTCAGTGAGGTTCCCCGAGACGAGGCGACAGGTAGAATCATCACCCCCACAGACGCCACAGCCATCTGGATGCCGGCCAGAGCCAAGGATGCCATCACAGCCAGGGCTCTGGGGGGAAACAGAGTTAGGCAGAGCCTGCTGGAAGCCAGACATCACTTCGCACCCTGGCCTGGGCTTCTTGGAGCCTTCAGCTCACCATGGGCCTTGATCTTTGCTGTACAAGTGAGACTGTTTCTTTGTCAGCACCCCATCCCCAGCTAGCCTCCAGGAAGCTTGGACGGGCCCAGCGGGGTCTTTCCCACTGTTCACATCTTTTGCTCAGCCTCACTTGGCAGGTAAGAACCCTCCTCTCTGCCATCTCAGCCGGGTGTTTTGTCATTGTGATAATGAACAAGGAGGCTCCCTTGGTGTGTGTGTAGTAGTTACTAACACTGCCCCTCTCCCCATGCATGCTCCCCCTCTTCCCTCACCAGACAGCGTCCAGCCACACAGATGTCCAGGGATCCAGGCTGACACAGGGTCCCGTCCTGGACCTTTTGGGTGTGACGGACATAGAAGCGGAAGCCACGGGGACGGCAGTTCAGCTCACAGCGCTGAGAACCCTGAACTAAGAGACAGGGTAGAAGGGTGGTTAGCTAGGTTCCCTGGTGGGAGGTCAGTTGGGAAAGACTCCAAGGGCCCTGAGAACAGCCCTTATGTTGGCAATAAGGCATCCTGAGGTTGTCGGGGGCCCTGTGGTCGAAGGCAACGCAACAATTCTGAAAGGTCAGTTTGAGGGTCACACAAAAGTCAGATCAGCTGGGATCACTGAGACCAGGAAAAGGGCAGGCAACTCTGAGAGAGATAGCTGAAACTGTGATTATGGGAGTTCAGAGCTCAGGAGGGCTTGTCTTGGTATCAAGGTGACACAGGCCTAAAATCCAAAGAATGGTAACTTGAGACAAAGTGATATAACATGGTCCAGGATCAGTGGCCCACCCCCAGCCGGCTGTTACCACCGGACAGGATCTCTCTGCCCATGCCCGGCCCCTGTCGTGTCCACTCCACCTCCTGGACGGGTTTCTTCCCAGAGGAGGTCCGCTGAAGAACACCTCTGAATGCAGCCCTCTCCCAGCCTGACTCCTCGGCTGACCATCCACCACATCTGACAGCTGGGGCCCTGTTTGAAACCCCCACCCCTTTCTGGGCCTGTTCTGTCTCTTTACCCCAGTCGTGGGAAATAAGGAAGACAATGATTCAGAAGAAACACAAGAGCCTACAGAGGAGACAAAGAGGGCTGAGTCTCCTTCCCCGTCATCCCCCAATCTTCAGCCCCCCGTTCCAGGGATAGTTAGAAACCTCACCTTCCGTGAAGGGCTCCCACTGGTACAGTTGGCCCATGAACTCCTGGGAGTCAAAGGCTGCACACTGCAGGGCCCGGGGGTCTGGCTGCTCAGCGGGGCAGGGCTGAGGTGGGGGATACAGAGGAGTCAAAGCTGGGGAGGAAAATGGGGGTGTGGATCAGGGCTGGATTTGGGGGGTAGAGAGGAAGGTCAGATCTAGGGAAGAGCTCCAAGCCCCCTGCCCTGAAGAGGTCGGATGCCAAGGCCCTTCTCCCTCAGGTCCAGATCTGACGGGCTAATCAGGGAAGCAGAATTGGAAGTCTGGGAGGGGTCAAAGAAGGAACTCACCGCTTGGCTGCAGGCTCTCAGCTGTTCACTCTCCCCAGAACATCTTGGGACAGGGCTACTGGGAGCAAAGAGGCTCCAGAGTGGGCTGGAGTGGGGGCCAGAGCTCAGCAGAGGCAGCCAGCCAtctggctggggaggggcagactCCGTGAGGGACCCGTGGAGATTCCCCCCAGGTCTCCACTGCTCCTGGCTCTGCTGGCCTCGGCCCCAAGGCACAGAAAGGAAAGGATTAGGGTGTCTGTCTGCCAGCCTGGGGCTGGCCCAACCCTGGGAACTTGGCCTTCTTGGCTGAAGGGACAGGTGAAAGGAGCTACCTTCTCCCGGGGATGGGGAATGAAAGGAGGACTCTGTGCCAGAGGCCTGGGCTCTGGGGTGTGGCCCTGTGGGGGCAGGTCTGGCTCTAGAGGGCACGGCTGTCTGAGCAGCTTCAGGGCTTGGGGGTTCTGCTTGGGGTGGGAGGGTGTGGGCAGAAGGTTCTGTGGGAGACAGTTCTGTTTTCTGGGTGTGGTTTGAGGAAGATGGCTCTGTTCTCGGAGTCAGGGATGGAAGATCTGAGGTTTGAGAGAGTTCAGATCTGGGTGGTCTTCGGGGATGCCTGCGGTTCCGATGGAGCGGCAAAGCAAAGGGCACCCTCCCATAGCCAAACATTCCTGGCTTGATGGGGTCTCGAACCCGGGACCTGAGAAGGTGTTGCAGACGTGGAGTCACAGCGCTGGCCATCTCTGACCCGGCCTCCCCATCTTACTTACTAGCACCAGAGAAGCCTTTCTAAGCCCTGGATCCTTTGCTACCCTTTCCTTCACCCCAAGCCCCGCCTCTACCTCAAGGCACCGCCCCTACCTCAAAGCCCCACCCCTCACCTCCTAGCTCCTTGAGTCTCCGGAGCCTCCTCTCTCCCTAATTGAGAGGCAGGACCTCGAAGGGGGCCACCTCTTCCTCGAGGTGGTGGCCTGTATAGGGGAAGGGTTTCTCGGGAAGTCTGCGGTCTGGTGCCTTGACCCCGGGGAAGCAGGGCTTCTGGATGTCTTGGGGGCCGGGGTGGAAGGGGCAGGCCCTGGTGGAGTTGAGTTGTAGGGAGCTGACATGTCCGGCTTCGGCGCTGTACCCCAACCCCGCAGGGCTGGGAGCAAGAGGCCCACTGGTCCCAAGGACCCCAGACCCCTTCAGGGCCCTGGCTCTCTTCGGGGGGTGTCTGAAGAGAGTGTCCAGACAACACCTAGGTAGACAAAAAGTTCAGACAAAATTAGAATGATTTTCGAGGGAACTGTACAGAATATCTAGTCCATCCTGAGGTTTGGGGCAGTTGTTACTGACCCAAGGTCAAATTCAGTAGCAGAGGTGATTTGGCAAGGAGTTAGGGAGTTGGAGAGGCTGGAGGGCCAAGTGTGAGAGAAAGGGGCCAGGTCTTATCAGAGGCTGCAGAAAATGCAAATGTGGTCTGGAGATAGTGGGTAgtggggagacagagagatgaaAGGATCGTAGCCTCTAGTCCCTGGCTCACCTCCTGATCCAGGCAGAGCTGAGGGAGGGACAGAAgcagcatcagacacaactggggCCTGCAAACCAAAAGCAGGAGCGAAGGTATCAGACAGGAGCCTGAGGAGGTGTTACATCACGCCTTGCCCCCAGCTGGCTCCCCACATCCGGATACCAACTTCTCAGAAAGCAGAAGTTACTCATCACTTCCCCCGGCCCCTCCCAGAGAGGTCCTTTCCCTCACTTCTACAGACTGAGAATCAGTCATTCCCTCCACCCTGGCCCCTACCACTTACCTGCCCGCCCACTTCTCCATTGCTCCTCCCTTGATGGCCCTGGGCCCAGGGAGGAGGGGACCGGAAGTAAACACTCTACTGTGGCATCTGGGCCTCGGATGGGGGTTGCACTCTGTAAGGACCCAAGCCTGGTCCAGTCTCCGGAAAGCTGGAGATTGGGAGGGATGACTTCTCAGAAGGACAACTCAGAGTGAGAATGGAGGGGTGATGATTGGTCCATCTCTTAATGATCCTAAAGGTGAGAGGGAAAAGGAACACTGCCTTTGTCCATCTACACAAGCTGAAGGGGTGGGTGCCCTCAGCCTCCCAGCTCAGGCGCAGTCCTCCCCTCAGCTGCAGGAACTT
Coding sequences within:
- the ADAMTSL4 gene encoding ADAMTS-like protein 4 — encoded protein: MEKWAGRPQLCLMLLLSLPQLCLDQEVLSGHSLQTPPEESQGPEGVWGPWDQWASCSQPCGVGVQRRSRTCQLPTTQLHQGLPLPPRPPRHPEALLPRGQGTRPQTSRETLPLYRPPPRGRGGPLRGPASQLGREEAPETQGARRSRVRDPIKPGMFGYGRVPFALPLHRNRRHPRRPPRSELSQTSDLPSLTPRTEPSSSNHTQKTELSPTEPSAHTLPPQAEPPSPEAAQTAVPSRARPAPTGPHPRAQASGTESSFHSPSPGEGSSFHLSLQPRRPSSQGWASPRLADRHPNPFLSVPWGRGQQSQEQWRPGGNLHGSLTESAPPQPDGWLPLLSSGPHSSPLWSLFAPSSPVPRCSGESEQLRACSQAPCPAEQPDPRALQCAAFDSQEFMGQLYQWEPFTEVQGSQRCELNCRPRGFRFYVRHTQKVQDGTLCQPGSLDICVAGRCLSPGCDGILGSGRHPDGCGVCGGDDSTCRLVSGNLTERGGPLGYQKILSIPAGASRLQIAQLRPSSNYLALRGPGGRSIINGNWAVDPPGSYTAGGTVFRYNRPPREEGAGESLSAEGPTTQPVDVYMIFQEENPGVFYQYVISSPPPNLENPTPEPRVPQLQPEILRVEPPPVSAPRPARTPGTLQRQVRIPQMPAPPPPRTPLGSPAGYWKRVGHSECSASCGKGVWRPIFLCISRESGEELDERSCAMGARPPASQEPCHGPPCPPYWEAGEWTSCSRSCGPGTQHRQLRCRQEFGGGGSSVPLERCGHLPRPNITQPCQLRLCGHWEVRSPWSQCSVRCGRGQRSRQVRCVGNNGDEVSEQECASGPPRPPSREACDMGPCTTAWFHSDWSSKCSAECGTGIQRRSVVCLGSGEAHGISQEEAGAGAGEQTCAPGSRPPDMRACSLGPCEVSWCWYTGPWAECSSECGSGTQRRDVICVSKLGTEFNVTSPSNCSHLPRPPALQPCQGQDCQDRWFSTPWSPCSRSCQGGVQTREVQCLTANQTLSIRCPLHLRPARKRSCNSQPCSQRPDDQCKDSSPHCPLVVQARLCVYPYYTATCCRSCAHVLERSSPEPA